The Myxococcus virescens genome includes the window GCAGGGCGCCACCCTCAATGGCCGTCCGCTGCGCGCCAGCACCGTGACCTCGTTGGACCGGGCGCTGCTCTGCACGGGCTTCCCCTACGACGTGCGCGAGCGCCCAGAGGGGCCGGTGGGCCTCTTCACCCGCCTCATCCTCCACGCGCAGGGCATGCGCCGCACGGGCAGCGCCGCCATGGACCTGGCCTACGTGGCCGCGGGCCGCTTCGACGGCTTCTTCGAGTTCGGCTTGAAGCCGTGGGACATCGCCGCGGGCTCGCTGCTGGTGGAGGAGGCGGGCGGCGTCATCCGCCACATCTCCGGTGAGCCCTTCGACGTGCTGCGCGGCGACGTGCTTGCCTCCGCGCCCGCGCTGGCCCCGGCGCTGCTGTTCGAGGCGAAGCGCTTCATGGACGGCTTGCGTGAACAGCCTCCGCGTGGCTGAGGCTCAGGCGAAGGCTAGAAGAAGCTCTCCGGCACGAAGACGATGTCGCCGGGCTGGAGCATGAAGTTCTTCTCCCGCCCCACGCCGATGTCCTCCACGGGCACGCGAATCTTGCGCTCCTGCCCGTCCACCACGCGCGTCACCAGCGTGTTGTTCTTCGCCGCCAGCTTGGTGAAGCCGCCGGCCAGCGTAATCGCCTGGACGATGGACATCTCGTTGTCCACGGGGAAGGTGCCCGGCTTCTGCACCTCACCGAAGACGAACACCTTCTGTGAGTTGTACTCGCGGATGAGCACCGATACCTGAGGGCGGCGCACGTAGCGCGCCAGGCAGTCCCGCAGCTGGTCCGCCGCCGAGCTGGGCGTCGTCCCCGACAGCGGCACCTTGCCGCACAGCGGGTAGTCGATGGTGCCCTCGCTGGACAGGCGCCAGGTGCCGGAGTGCTCGGGCTCCTGGAAGACGCGCACCTCCACGACGTCTCCGGGCCCCAGCTTGCCGCCACTGGAGCGCGCGGCCTCGGCCTCCGCGGCGGGCGTGGGAGCGGGCGGCGGCGGGCGCTGCGACGTGCCGAAGCAGGCGGGCAGCGTCATCAGGGACAGCGCGGTGAGGGCGGCGCGGAAGCTGTTCATCTCCAGGAGGGACAGACGCTCACTCAGTACGTCACGGAGAGGCGGGCGTACCCCTCGTGCCGCGAGTAGTTGAGGCCGCCGCCATCCACCGAGGAGGAGCGGCGACCCAGCATGTAGCCTGCAGCGCCCGTCAGCCACGGGTAGAACTGGTACTCCGGGCCGATATTCACGCCGACGACGGTGTCCTTCCGGCCGCCGTCGAAGCGCAGGAAGTCCACGGCGAGCCCGCCGGACACCGTCAGCTTGCCGCCGAAGAGGGCGCGCACCTCGCCGTAGCCCCGGTTGTCCGTGAAGAAGCCGTAGGCGGCCACGGGCTCCAGGGTGCGCAGGTAGCCCGCCTTGAAGCTCAGGGTGGGGCTGTAGAGGTAGGTGCCCTCCAACTGCCCCAGGAAGGTGCCGCCGCCGGTGCTGCCGAGGTTCTGGCCCCAGCCCGCCTTGGCCGTGACGGCCACCTTGGGGGACACGAGGCCCGCCACGCCGCCCATGGCGCGCAGCAGCGTGGCGTCCGGCGTGCTGTCGTTGAAGTAGCTGCGCACGTCCAGGCTGGTGTCCAGCACCACCGCCGTCTTCGGCAGGAAGCGCCAGCGGCCTTCCGCGCCCACGCGCAGGTTGCCGTAGTCGAAGCGCTCCACGGCGGCCGGGTCGCACACGCTTTCGGTGCAGCCGACGGGGCTCACCGAGCTCAGCGGCTGGAAGAACTCCACCGCGTAGGCCACGCTGGGCGTCAGCTCCAGCGCGCCGCCGCCGGGGCGCCACGGGGTCTTCACGCGCGCTTCATTGAAGAGGCTGAGCACGCCCACGCCCACGGCCGCGGTGCGCGTGCGGTCCGAGCGCGCGAACTGGTTCGACACCTCCAGCGTCAGCGGGGCGTCCGGGTTGAAGCGCGCGTTGAGGTCCGCCGCGCCCTCCATGCGCGAGGCCGCGCTGGAGTTCTTCGTCATCAGGCCCGTGTACATCACGTAGTCCAGGTTGGCGCCCAGGTTGAACGCCATCGTGGACGACGGAATCTCCAGCCGGAAGCCGGGGCGGAAGCGCAGCGCTACGTCGCCCGACAGGTTGCCCGATACCGGGTCGCTGGTGGGCTCCGCGTTGGAGGTGGGCGAGAAGTAGCCCACGCCGCTGTCCAGCCGCGTCTCCAGGTCGAAGTAGGGGTGCAGCCGCCCGGAACCCACCTTGAAGCCGTTTCCCCCGGTGGGAGGCGCCGCGATGCCCTGGGCGGAGGCCGTGCCGCCCAGCGCGAGCAGCGCCAGTGCACCCAGTCCTCCCCAGAATGTCGCGGGCTGCTTCATGGCTGAGAAGGGCTTCCCAGGTGTGAGGCGCATTTCCTCCCACCTTTCGTGCTTGCGGCCGACGGCGTCATAACATGCGAGTCAGGCCGGACCGAAGGTTTGTTGGCGGGGTTACCGGACGGGGCTGGCGGGAGGTGGGCGCACCAGGACGATGTCGGGTGTGGGGGGACGGCTGGGGTCTCCTCCGGGGAGATTGTTGGGCTCCTCCACTTCCACGAAGAGATTTTCATCGGTGCGGAAGGCGAGCTGGCCGATGCACTCCTCGGCCTCCGAGCGGAGCTGTCCCACCTTCTGCCGGGCGATCATCACCTTGGTGAACTCGTGCTCGCTGGACGAGGACTCCTGGCGGGACACCGCCTCCTGGAGGGACACGTCCGCCTGCTCGGAGATGCGCAGCAGGCCCTTGATTTGAGTGAGCTTCTCGTTGGCGCAGTTGAGCTTCACCACGTCCTTGGTCCGCCGGGCCTCCTCCACCTTCCCCAACACCGAGCGCAGCACCTCGCGCATGCCGCTCAGGGCCTGCGTGCTGCGCACCAGCTTCGCCGAGTCCGGCACGTCGCTGGCCTTCTCCAGCGCCGCGGTGGCGGCGGGAGGGGCTGGCGGCGCGGCGGGGGACGGGCTTTGTGCCGTCGCCATGCCGGCGGCCAGGACGGCAAGCATTCCGACGTTGCGCATGCGGCTCACGATGCCGCAGAGCGTAGAGGCAGGGGTGGGGGGTGTCAAACCAACACGAGGGCGATGAAAGTGGTCAGGACTGACTAGTCAGTCCTTCGTTGCGAGACGAACATTGGCCTCGCGCAAACGGGCAGACAGGCTCCTGGCGATATTCACCACGATGAAGGTGAACCCATCTCCATGGGTCCTCCGGAACTCGCGCAGGTCCTGCGCGCTGAGCTGAAGCAGGTCCACGTCCGTCTTCGCGCACACGGTGGCGGAGCGGAAGTCCTTGTCGATGAGGCCCATCTCCCCGAAGAACTCGGGAGGGGACAGCACCGCCAGTGGATGCAAGCCCCCCTGGGGCTGACGGCGCGAGACTTCCACCTGCCCGCGGACGACGACGAAGAGGCTGTCGCCCAAATCCCCTTCTTCGAAGATGACGTCCCCGGCCGCGAAGTGCCGCGCCCGCGCCAGCTCGGCGAGATGGCCGAGCTCCGCGGAGGAGAGCATCTCGAAGAGCGGCGATGCGGCGATGACGGACAGCTTCTCCATGGTCCCCCCGGGGCCCGGGCTGGGTGCTCCCGGCCGGGAGCCTAGCCCGCCGGCGCGAAGACGAAGGGGTAGGAAACGGCTGTCTCGTCGTCGGGTTTGAAGGGGAACACCCAGCTGCGGATGGTGGTGCGGATGCAGCTGCCCACCGCCTCGCTGCCCAGGGTGTTCTCCTCGATTTCGATGTCCCCGGCGCGGCCGGACGTCTTGATGGTGAAGCGCACCACCACCTTACCCTTGAGGTTGGGGTTCCGCTTGAGCTCCTTCTCGTAGCAGCTCTGGATGGCGGCCTTGCGCGCGCGCACGTAGCGGGCCAGCGCGTCGCGGTCCACGTCGGCGCTTTCGATTTCGGGCGTGGCGTCCTGCACGCGGCCCTTCACCACCGTCTCCTTCTTGTCGCCCAGGTCCACCTTGCCGCCGCCCTGGGTGCCAATGGCGCCGATGTCCGTCACCGTGCCCGTGCCGCCGCCGCGAGGACCGCCGGTGGCGCCCACGGAGGCCTCACGGGCCACACCCACGCCGCCCGCGCCCGCCAGGGCCTCGGCGATGTCACCGCCGCCGCTGGCGCCGCCGAGCACGTCCGCGAAGGCACCCTGGCCACCGCCGCTATTGGAGCCCAGAATCTTCAGCAGGCCCTTGCCGGAGACCTTCTTCACCACCTCCGCGCGGCGCTGCTGGGCGGCGTCACCCGAGGGCTTGTTCTCCGCGGGCGTGTCCTCCTTGGGCGCGGCATCGGGCTTGTCGCTCTTGGGCGCTTCGGTGGCACCCGTGTCCGCCGGCTTGGGGGCCTCCACCGGGCGCTGGGGGATGATGGCGCGCACGAAGCGGTCATCCAGTTCGTCCAGCTCCAGCTCGGCCACCTGCGGCGTCTCCGAGGTGATGATGAGGGCGGCGCCGGAGAAGTGGACCAGGAGCGAGGCGGCGAGGATGCCGAAGAAGACGCGGTCCATCGTCTTCCACCGGCTGACCATGACGTCCGTGGGCAGCACCGGCTTCGCCTCGTCGGGCGGCGGCGTGACGAATTGGAAGAAGAGGGTGGCGTCACCCAGCTCCACCTTGCCGCGAGCGCTCTCCGGCAGGGGCAGGACGTGCAGGTCGCCGCGGCGGGTGGCCAGGCCCTGCGCGCGCAGGGATTCGAAGTCCACGTCGGACGAGCCCAGGTTGACGCGGCCCTTCATGTCCGGCGCGATGACGAGCAGGAACTGCTGGTTCGTGTTCTCCAGCAGGGCGAAGCGGGCGGGCCGGCCCTCGGTGGCGGGCAGGACGATGGTGTTCTTCGCGTCGTGGCCGATGGTGACCGCTTCGCGGCGGACGTGGTGCTCTTCGACGATGCGGCCGTTCTGGATGACGCCGACGCGGAGCAGCTTGTTCTGCGAG containing:
- a CDS encoding inositol monophosphatase family protein; translation: MSQDSPDSLRRTAEEGARLAGRILADRFLGERTIEFKGGIDLVTDADKASEEALLAFIRERHPDHAILAEESGATQGTDSLRWLVDPLDGTTNYSHRVPHFCVSVAVEGPGGVLAGVVYDPMLDELFSAARGQGATLNGRPLRASTVTSLDRALLCTGFPYDVRERPEGPVGLFTRLILHAQGMRRTGSAAMDLAYVAAGRFDGFFEFGLKPWDIAAGSLLVEEAGGVIRHISGEPFDVLRGDVLASAPALAPALLFEAKRFMDGLREQPPRG
- a CDS encoding polysaccharide biosynthesis/export family protein: MNSFRAALTALSLMTLPACFGTSQRPPPPAPTPAAEAEAARSSGGKLGPGDVVEVRVFQEPEHSGTWRLSSEGTIDYPLCGKVPLSGTTPSSAADQLRDCLARYVRRPQVSVLIREYNSQKVFVFGEVQKPGTFPVDNEMSIVQAITLAGGFTKLAAKNNTLVTRVVDGQERKIRVPVEDIGVGREKNFMLQPGDIVFVPESFF
- a CDS encoding cyclic nucleotide-binding domain-containing protein translates to MEKLSVIAASPLFEMLSSAELGHLAELARARHFAAGDVIFEEGDLGDSLFVVVRGQVEVSRRQPQGGLHPLAVLSPPEFFGEMGLIDKDFRSATVCAKTDVDLLQLSAQDLREFRRTHGDGFTFIVVNIARSLSARLREANVRLATKD
- a CDS encoding AgmX/PglI C-terminal domain-containing protein, coding for MAATSQNKLLRVGVIQNGRIVEEHHVRREAVTIGHDAKNTIVLPATEGRPARFALLENTNQQFLLVIAPDMKGRVNLGSSDVDFESLRAQGLATRRGDLHVLPLPESARGKVELGDATLFFQFVTPPPDEAKPVLPTDVMVSRWKTMDRVFFGILAASLLVHFSGAALIITSETPQVAELELDELDDRFVRAIIPQRPVEAPKPADTGATEAPKSDKPDAAPKEDTPAENKPSGDAAQQRRAEVVKKVSGKGLLKILGSNSGGGQGAFADVLGGASGGGDIAEALAGAGGVGVAREASVGATGGPRGGGTGTVTDIGAIGTQGGGKVDLGDKKETVVKGRVQDATPEIESADVDRDALARYVRARKAAIQSCYEKELKRNPNLKGKVVVRFTIKTSGRAGDIEIEENTLGSEAVGSCIRTTIRSWVFPFKPDDETAVSYPFVFAPAG